A genomic stretch from Oreochromis niloticus isolate F11D_XX linkage group LG11, O_niloticus_UMD_NMBU, whole genome shotgun sequence includes:
- the hpn gene encoding serine protease hepsin isoform X2, whose product MYAEKVVTEGKMGSRGISLTCVLTPCRVIGVCVTLMTLGAIGAAVWAVVTYCTMEEDIEQYDVQVNSPDQHLRVFDSTHRRWRQVCSSPADELLASISCEEVGFVSVVNYSVTAVSEASGDAGDFFCVRQEELSYGKKIKDSLYPCDCESREVLTLLCQDCGRRSFAADRIVGGVDARHGSWPWQVSLQYDGVHQCGGSIISDRWIVSAAHCFPERYRFVNRWRVLLGSIYNKPVNANVAEVKTIVYHSSYLPFVDANIDDNSRDIAVLALTQPLTFNEYIQPVCLPAYGQRLIDGQMGTVTGWGNVGYYGHLADVLQEANVPIISDAVCNAPDYYDNQITTSMFCAGYEKGGTDACQGDSGGPFVAEDCLSKTTRYRLLGVVSWGTGCAMSKKPGVYTRVSRFLPWISSAMRNYQNSPGVHKMART is encoded by the exons ATGTATGCTGAAAAAGTTGTGACTGAAGGAAAGATGG GGAGCAGGGGCATCTCTCTGACCTGTGTACTGACCCCCTGTCGGGTAATTGGAGTGTGTGTAACGCTGATGACCTTGGGAGCCATTGGAGCAGCCGTTTGGGCCGTAG TTACATATTGCACAATGGAGGAAGACATAGAACAGTATGATG TTCAGGTAAATTCACCTGACCAGCATCTCAGAGTCTTCGACTCCACTCACAGGAGGTGGCGTCAGGTGTGTTCCTCCCCAGCTGATGAACTGCTAGCTAGCATCAGCTGTGAAGAAGTGGGATTTGTCAG TGTGGTGAATTACTCAGTCACAGCTGTGTCAGAGGCCAGCGGCGATGCTGGAGACTTCTTCTGCGTCAGACAGGAAGAGCTCAGCTATGGCaagaaaatcaaagactcaTTGTATCCATG tgactGTGAAAGCCGGGAAGTTCTCACACTGTTGTGCCAAG ACTGCGGCAGACGTAGTTTTGCGGCAGACCGTATAGTGGGTGGTGTGGACGCGAGGCACGGCAGCTGGCCTTGGCAAGTCAGTTTGCAGTACGATGGTGTTCATCAGTGTGGAGGATCCATTATCTCAGACCGCTGGATTGTTTCTGCAGCTCATTGTTTCCCAGA GCGGTATCGCTTTGTTAATCGCTGGCGTGTGCTGTTGGGCTCCATCTACAATAAACCTGTCAATGCCAATGTAGCAGAGGTGAAGACCATTGTTTACCACAGCAGCTACCTGCCCTTTGTCGATGCTAACATTGACGACAACAGCAGAGACATCGCTGTCCTGGCCCTCACTCAGCCTCTCACTTTCAATG AATACATCCAGCCCGTTTGCCTGCCTGCATATGGCCAAAGGCTGATAGATGGACAGatgggaacagtgacaggctgGGGAAATGTAGGGTACTATG GCCATCTAGCAGATGTTCTACAGGAAGCCAATGTCCCCATCATCAGTGACGCCGTCTGCAATGCTCCTGACTACTACGACAATCAGATCACTACTAGTATGTTCTGTGCTGGCTATGAGAAAGGAGGCACTGATGCCTGTCAG GGAGATAGTGGTGGACCCTTTGTGGCTGAAGACTGCTTGTCCAAGACCACTCGATATCGTCTGCTAGGAGTAGTAAGCTGGGGAACTGGCTGTGCCATGTCCAAGAAACCTGGTGTCTACACCAGAGTGTCCCGATTTCTGCCCTGGATATCCTCAGCCATGAGG
- the hpn gene encoding serine protease hepsin isoform X1 translates to MYAEKVVTEGKMGSRGISLTCVLTPCRVIGVCVTLMTLGAIGAAVWAVVTYCTMEEDIEQYDGESTGGFEFQVNSPDQHLRVFDSTHRRWRQVCSSPADELLASISCEEVGFVSVVNYSVTAVSEASGDAGDFFCVRQEELSYGKKIKDSLYPCDCESREVLTLLCQDCGRRSFAADRIVGGVDARHGSWPWQVSLQYDGVHQCGGSIISDRWIVSAAHCFPERYRFVNRWRVLLGSIYNKPVNANVAEVKTIVYHSSYLPFVDANIDDNSRDIAVLALTQPLTFNEYIQPVCLPAYGQRLIDGQMGTVTGWGNVGYYGHLADVLQEANVPIISDAVCNAPDYYDNQITTSMFCAGYEKGGTDACQGDSGGPFVAEDCLSKTTRYRLLGVVSWGTGCAMSKKPGVYTRVSRFLPWISSAMRNYQNSPGVHKMART, encoded by the exons ATGTATGCTGAAAAAGTTGTGACTGAAGGAAAGATGG GGAGCAGGGGCATCTCTCTGACCTGTGTACTGACCCCCTGTCGGGTAATTGGAGTGTGTGTAACGCTGATGACCTTGGGAGCCATTGGAGCAGCCGTTTGGGCCGTAG TTACATATTGCACAATGGAGGAAGACATAGAACAGTATGATGGTGAGTCAACTGGTGGCTTTGAAT TTCAGGTAAATTCACCTGACCAGCATCTCAGAGTCTTCGACTCCACTCACAGGAGGTGGCGTCAGGTGTGTTCCTCCCCAGCTGATGAACTGCTAGCTAGCATCAGCTGTGAAGAAGTGGGATTTGTCAG TGTGGTGAATTACTCAGTCACAGCTGTGTCAGAGGCCAGCGGCGATGCTGGAGACTTCTTCTGCGTCAGACAGGAAGAGCTCAGCTATGGCaagaaaatcaaagactcaTTGTATCCATG tgactGTGAAAGCCGGGAAGTTCTCACACTGTTGTGCCAAG ACTGCGGCAGACGTAGTTTTGCGGCAGACCGTATAGTGGGTGGTGTGGACGCGAGGCACGGCAGCTGGCCTTGGCAAGTCAGTTTGCAGTACGATGGTGTTCATCAGTGTGGAGGATCCATTATCTCAGACCGCTGGATTGTTTCTGCAGCTCATTGTTTCCCAGA GCGGTATCGCTTTGTTAATCGCTGGCGTGTGCTGTTGGGCTCCATCTACAATAAACCTGTCAATGCCAATGTAGCAGAGGTGAAGACCATTGTTTACCACAGCAGCTACCTGCCCTTTGTCGATGCTAACATTGACGACAACAGCAGAGACATCGCTGTCCTGGCCCTCACTCAGCCTCTCACTTTCAATG AATACATCCAGCCCGTTTGCCTGCCTGCATATGGCCAAAGGCTGATAGATGGACAGatgggaacagtgacaggctgGGGAAATGTAGGGTACTATG GCCATCTAGCAGATGTTCTACAGGAAGCCAATGTCCCCATCATCAGTGACGCCGTCTGCAATGCTCCTGACTACTACGACAATCAGATCACTACTAGTATGTTCTGTGCTGGCTATGAGAAAGGAGGCACTGATGCCTGTCAG GGAGATAGTGGTGGACCCTTTGTGGCTGAAGACTGCTTGTCCAAGACCACTCGATATCGTCTGCTAGGAGTAGTAAGCTGGGGAACTGGCTGTGCCATGTCCAAGAAACCTGGTGTCTACACCAGAGTGTCCCGATTTCTGCCCTGGATATCCTCAGCCATGAGG